One stretch of Nicotiana tabacum cultivar K326 chromosome 18, ASM71507v2, whole genome shotgun sequence DNA includes these proteins:
- the LOC142172930 gene encoding uncharacterized protein LOC142172930 — translation MAPDKQPRSRSDEQLIKGLKNEVREWRDGLEKSENIMAKLKAQWGTRADKRRRYLNQLKHDHEKALANMKRNVATLEGKAVKQAEDFQIESGHCYDLLAQMEVEVRQLKNQHMQDSQALKTCSDQIKRLILEKKRARDRIRAIARAIFRRCRACEDMTHATFVSAVLIYVKRTMNELEQLKRDLEPRPAARPNDAPRASIFEALEYA, via the coding sequence atggctcctgataaacaaccaaggagtcgatcagatgagcagttgataaaagggctgaaaaatgaagtcagggaatggcgggatggtttagaaaaatctgagaacATAATGGCAAAACTCAAAGCACAGTGgggtacaagagcagataagcgtcgccgatacttgaatcaattgaaacaCGACCACGAGAAAGCTCTTGCCAACATGAAGAGAAatgtggctacacttgagggtaaagcagttaagcaggctgaggatttccaaattgaaagcggacactgttacgacttgttggcccaaatggaggtagaagtgcggcaactgaaaaatcagcatatgcaggattctcAGGCATTGAAAacatgcagtgatcagataaaacgcctgatTCTAGAAAAGAAGCGAGCAAgggacaggattagagccattgcccGCGCCATTTTTAGAAGATGTCGCgcttgtgaagacatgacccatgctacttttgtctcagcagtGCTGATCTATGTGAAACGgaccatgaatgaattagagcaaCTCAAAAGGGACTTGGAacctaggcccgcggcgaggccgaacgatgccccgcgggcatcCATATTTGAAGCTTTAGAGTATGCGTAG
- the LOC142172929 gene encoding uncharacterized protein LOC142172929, whose translation MSLLGRLNYISRFIAQLTATCEPIFRLLRKDAAIEWTTECQEAFDQIKGYLSNPPVLVPPEPGRPLILYLTVLENSFGCVLGQHDITGRKEQAIYYLSKKFTVYEVKYTQLEKTCCALTWVAQKFKHYLSSYTTYLILCLDPLKYIFQKPMPTGRLAKWQILLTEFDIVYVTRTAMKAQALVDHLAKNPIDEEYEPLRTYFPDEEVMHIKELELTEEPGWKLYFDGAANAKGVGIGAVLISETGHHYPVTARLRFYCTNNMAEYEACILGLRLAADMDVQDVLVLGDSDLLVHQIQGEWETHDLKLIPYRQCLHDLSKQFRSVEFRHIPRVHNEVADALATLASMLHHPDKIHVDPLHIQVRDQHAYCNVIEEEMDGEPWFYDVKEYLRMGIYPEQATGDQKRAIRQLANGFFLSGGMLY comes from the coding sequence atgagtctgttgggaaggttgaactatatcagtaggttcatcgctcagctcacagcgacttgtgaacccatttttcggctactgaggaaagatgctgcaaTAGAGTGGAcgacagaatgtcaggaagccttcgaccaaatcaaggggtatctgtcaaacccacctgtgttggttccacctgaacCAGGAAGACCGTTGATTCTCTATCTAACGGtactggagaattcatttgggtgcgtactggggcaacatgacatcacaggaaggaaagagcaagccatctattatctcagcaagaagtttacagtctatgaggtcaagtacactcagcttgagaagacatgttgtgccctaacttgggtagcacagaagttcaagcattatctgtcgtcataCACCACTTACCTTATTTTATgcctggatccattgaagtatattttccagaagcctatgcccacagggagattggcaaaatggcagatattactcacagagttcgacattgtctatgtgacgaggacggccatgaaagcccaagcattggttGATCACTTGGCtaagaatcctattgatgaagaatacgagcctttaaggacgtattttccagatgaagaagtgatgcatataaaGGAGTTAGAACTGACTGAGGAACCAGGATGGAAGCTTTACTTTGATGGGGCTGCGaatgcgaaaggggttggaataggagcggtacttatttctgaaacaggacatcactatcctgttacagctcggctacgtttctattgtaccaacaacatggctgaatatgaggcatgcattttgggcctacgattggctgcagacatggatgttcaggacgtcttggtcttgggagactcggacctcctagtacatcagattcagggtgaatgggaaacacatgatttaaagcttataccttatcgacaatgtttgcacgatctgagcaagcaatttcgatcagtggagttcagacacatcccgagagttcacaatgaggtggccgatgctttaGCCACTttggcatcgatgttgcaccatccagacaaaatccatgttgacccgttgcatattcaggttcgtgatcagcatgcctactgcaatgtgatagaagaagaaatggatggagaaccatggttttatgatgtcaaggaatatctcaggatggggatatatccggagcaggcaaccggagatcaaaagagagccattcgacaactggcaaatggatttttcctcagcgGAGGAATGTTGTACtaa